The genomic stretch CACTGGTGGGTATTATTCCACCCATCCACACCTGTGACAGGGCTTCCGTCGTCCGCTAGGCCCTCAAGAGTGGCATCACTCGCACACATTATGGACTGTCGAAGTCATTATTAGTATAAAAGACCTATGAATGAATGACGTGTAAGGGAATCAAACCTGTCGAAGATAATCGATGCAGTGCTTGGTATGATCGCTATGGTCATCCCTGTGATGATGACCTGAGTGGTCTTTCGAGAATATGGCACTGTAAATGATGGCCTAGTGAGATTGTGTGAGCACAACGATCCATTATATGCAATATGCAATATACGGTAGTTAGACTTACGAGGCAGTGCATCTGGTGGAACGCTGAGATACAGTAGTATTCTTTGGATGGGTCTGGGTCAGAGAATACCGAAGAGTGCTCTTCGAAGGATAACGCTCCCGACTTTGTCCGCTTTACAGTAACAAAGCCTCTCCCGGCTGCTGATATGTGAGCAAGGATAAATGGACGAACAGTCCTTTATGTGATCACCACTCACGAGGTATTAATTTATTCCATACCGAGCCCGGTTCATCTGGAAGCTGATCTGTGTACTCGTTGTGTGGAAGGAAGGTCACTGCCCGATGAGGTACTTCTCGATGTTAGTCTCAACTATAGCGCAAATGAAAACATCGTAGAAGATGGAGACTAACCCTTGATATTCGGATATACAGATACGTAACTAGCCCCACAGGATGTcattattttataatataaAGCCGCACCTAGACCGGCGCATAGAAGAAATAATGAGGCCGTGAGAGCTAGAATTCCTTTATTTGTATGTACTCGATACCTCTGGGCCTTTATGGGAAAAGCATCGGAGGGCGTACTTTCATCCTCAGAGCTGAGAGGCGTATATGGGTTTTTATAATGACCTTCCATAATTTTTCTTATACTAAGAGGACTCGAGTCGAAAGGATGATGAAAATCTAGCAGAGAAAAGGGTTTGTGGAGAAACAAAACTTTTATGTCTTGAAATACAGGTAGACATTTTCAGGCTGTAGCTCcacaaaaatatataattaccCTCTGAATCTTGTCATATGCATCGCATTGGTGAATATAGTGCTGTTAAGGTTCGAACTGCTGAAAgatgtttctttgtttgcgGAGGTGAGTTCCTGGCTTTGAGTTCTTGGCTTATGCGCATTATTAATAGTTTATTTTCGACAATAAGTGAATAGGCGTCGACTTATTGAAGGCTCCCTTAGGTAATCTTTACGATGTGTATCATAAACGTATACCGTTCTCGCCATTAATTTACCAAAGTTGGTAAGACCAAACCCCAGGGTGTTCTTTGGAGCTCCCCCCGCAAGGTTCACCTTGGAAACATTGAACATATTGTACAGTATTCAGTCATACAGCCATTATTTGAACAAGGTTTGagagcaacaagaaaaatgatTGGCTTGACTCTCGGAGTGGCTACAAGTCAGTTGTACAACGATCTCCTTGTGCGAACCTATCCCGACTCCCATCCTTGCTAAGACTAGTCTGTATTTCCTACTCCAACCTCCTCggaaaaaatatataatcgTGTATATCCATTGTGATAATAGGTGATCTGTGACTCTGTCTGTATGCAAGTCGACTTGACAGTCGCAGTCGTTCCAAGCCCCTATATGATTTTTGCAGTACTCCTGTATACGGTGCCACCTGCTTATTACTCTATAACAAGATGAATAATGAATATATGAACTAAATGGAAGTTAGCAAGCCACTACTTGAGCAACGGAGGTTATGAAGttgatatcttctttggctcaGAATAATAACGGGCCTCAGTCATGCAGTATAACTGAGTGACtcattgacgatgatgttTGCTGCTTGCAACAGCATAGTCTGTTATCCATCCCAGGGCTATTTGCAAGCGGCATCCTGTATGTGCTTGGCGAACGAAAAATCTCTTTTTGAGAGACTTACTCACTACGTATGGTTAGGCTACGAAAAATGAAGGTCGCAGTATCCCATTTGTCATGCTTAGGGATAGGTGGTTTGCTGGTTAAACCCAGCGCTAAtcaaaaggggaaaaaaaaaaatgtttGGGGAGATATGGCCATTTATAATTGCTCTTCTCTCGTACTAATAGTAACACTATGACACTCGTTTTGTCTATTGGACGAATATCGCATAAGCTCGTATTTCCCCTCCCGTGTCAGACCAAGAATGTAACCCACATCTAGACAAGACAATTGACTCATCGCCTGAATTGCACATCATATAATAAATCTTCTTACTACAAATCGCATGacattctctttcaattggACAATTGCTACCTTGAGTGGAAGACTTCTTGATAATGTTTCCCTCAGAACCAACGACAACACGAAATAGCAACATCGCACTTATTCCCAAAGAATACGCCCACCAGGGAGATCTAGAAGCCATAATCACACGATACAGAACCCTTCGCCTAAGAGGCCTGAAAGAGAACCCAGACTCCTTCTCATCTAAGTACGAGGACGAAGTTGATCTCCCATACGAGAAATGGCTAGCTCGAGTTACCAACCCACAAGCGCGTTCCTTTGTCGCTTATGACGCCCAGGGgaacaacaacatggaaTCTTTAGCGCTCCTTTTGAGTCGAGAATGGTTGGGTACAGTCACCATAGTAGGGCCTAGGTTGCTGCCTGAAGATAACGAGGCTCTGTCAAAAGCACCATGGGATATGTTTCTTCCGCTAGAAGAGCGGGAGCTGTCTGAGAGAGAGACTCGTGATGCGACTTTGGTGTATATGCTTGGGGGCATGTTCGTTCTCGAGACGGGAAGACGAAAGGGGAACGGTCGTCGGCTGATTGAACGGGCTGTTAGTGAAGCACGGACGGAAGCTATTGAGGTGGGGGCAAGTCGTGTCTTAGTGGTGTCTGTCGCGGAACGAAAGAATGATGCTGCGCGACGGTTGTATGAGAATTGCTCGTTTGATGTGTGGGATGATGAGCTTGTATTGCAGATCCCACGGCACCAGGAGTGTGTTGCCATGGTTTTGGATCTTAGGCTGAAGGCAGGATCGCCTGATAATTAAGAGCGATGAACAGACAGGATGTGTCGTATGGCATGCGTTCATGGGGTATATATTTGCTATCGTATATTCTGAACCGGGAAATCTATGTGAAGATGAGTAGCACTACCATAGCGATAGGTACAGCAACGAGTACAATGGTAACGATTGACGCGCCGACAACATCGCCCGTTGTAACTTTTGTCGTTGTAGAAGAGCTCCCTTCATTATCACTTTCTCCAGCCGTAGGATCGCTGGTACTATTTCCTCCGGTTGTCGACGTGACTGGCGCACCTGAGGTATTCAGCCCGATCATATTCGCTGCCAAAATACTCGTAACGCTCATCTGTTCTTCGAGTCCACTCCAGCCGTCCCAAGTCGAGTTATACCATACAACACCGCaactgttgttgttgtgtcCAGTGCAGGTTTCAGCAGCCGCCACACCGGAACCTTGGAGTTTGGGAATAATCGTGCTGTATGTCGATGGTACTAGTAGAGCTGTAAAGGCCAACCACATGGAAAGGAGCCCCTTGAAAATGATCTCGTTGTTGTTGCAAACCTCGGTCGTTTCACAAGTGTAGTCGGACATGATGTTGCCGCCGTACTTTGTCGGGAAGAATCCGTCAATGGTTGCATTGAGTAGACCATTCACGGCAGTAAGCCATGTGGTGCTACCGTTCGTCTAGATATTGATGCGCCGTCAGTATCACCTGTAATCAATCCATGGATTGCAAGCTACTTTCGGCAAGGGAAGGATATCGAACTTACGTAGTTATACATGTATGCGGCACCGCCAATGTAAGCACCATAATTATAAGTCCACTGCGTGTTACCTTGCGATGTACAATTGTCATCCACATCTGTTGAATCGGCGACATTCCAAGTGTTGGTGTTTAAAAGAGGAGTAGAAGCTGACCAGTCCCATATCTTCTCAGCCCAATCGGCGTATGTTTGGTTATTGGTATAGCGAGCGAGGCGCGCAGCCAGTTGAAATAGACCACCGTTCGAGATAGAATTCTTCATGCGATACCCGGCCTCGTAAGTCCAAATCTGCCAACGCATGCCTCCAGCGCATGATGAGGTATCCCACCGCTTGACCTGTGTGTTAAACACACCTTGGGCCAGAGAAAGCCACGAGTATCCATCGCTCACTTCGGGGAACTGTAACTCGGCAGCCGTTATCGCGGCCAGTCCCCAGAACATTTGATCATCATTTCCCTACTCGCAATTAGGGCCTTGCAAATAAATACTTCAATATAGACAAGTATTCTCACAAGGTAAGAGCTCCAGTTCGAAGGCATATAGTCTCCGTCTCCCGCCTGCCATTGCATTCCCTCGCTAACTTCGTCATTGTATGTCGCGTCGCCCGTAAAGTGCCAGTACTCGATCAGGGTCATAAACATGGCGCCCCCTTCCCACCAGGTGTCGGGTAGTTTTCCAGGAATGTTGCCGGACTCGTTTCCGTGATAGTAGTGCATCATTCCGTATGCCGCTGTGCTGGCCGCATCTTTGATGGACTCTGTCATCACAGCCACCTTAGGTGAGCACAACCGCATTGGtataaaagaagaggatgaatgAACGTACGCTCAGAGCTGACATCCACAGAGAAAGCCTTCACTGTGCGCAGCAGCTGAACCCCCAAATATACCAATGCCCCTCCATTTAACCAATTCACTCCCTGAACCATCGTGTTCAGATTATATTGCCATAAACTATTTGTTGTAGGGATCGTAAACTGCTCATCTATCGTTTGAGTGCCAAATCACGGGTCCAAAATATTTCCGCAGAAGTAATGTCCAAGAACTGGACACAATACCATACAGGGAATccatcttcttttcattAAATTGAAAAATTTAGTCTCCTGGAGGGAAATGAGGTGGTGGAGTTCCTTCTCTCTACCAATAACTCTGTTGTTTTGATGGCTTCTGTAGTCTACGTCAGCAGTTAAGCAACCTGACCCTTTCGTGGAAGcgtcttggcttcttctacTGCCGGCATTTGGCCGGCGGCTATGAGTGGAGTGGCATTCATACAGTCCTTCAAAAAGGTGGATCACCGGTTCTTCTTGGCACACTTTTGTGTACGGTGCAACAATTCACATTATGAATTGTCTGACGTAGGCTTTCAAGGTCAGTGCTCGATCTTATTCGTGGGACGTTCTGTTGACGCTTCGTAGTCATTAAAATCCTCATAGACTTGATGCATTATGGGAATTGGCCAGGTCGAGTTCGTGGTGGCTGGTGAGCTATTTTCTCACTATGAAAAGCATCTCATCATTATTTCGACTGCCTCCCTCTTTTAGATTTTACTTTGGCTAAGTCGAGAGATTGCGCCAATACACATATTGGAAAACTCCGCCTAGAATCCCATGTACCTGAAGAAGCGCAGAGTACGGTACATATTGTCTATTTATCAATCGCAAAAGCTGAAGCGCACGAAGGAGAATGGCCCACGGCCTCTGATGTTGAATGGTCGCTTTTGCCGAATTCCATGATTCTCGGATTTAAGGTATAGGATTGAACCGGATTCTTTTACGGGGGAGGCAATGCGATGAAGCTACCCGAACCATGAGCCCTACGGCGAAGCCCTAAAATGGCTTCTAGTTGGGTGATGGCAAGTCTTAGCTATTTTTGAATCTGTTGAGTTATCATATTTACTAAATAAAATTTTCACTTTTGATCATTGTTAAAATCACTAGCCatcttttctattcttttccaaCAAACCACGCTAACTTAGGCGCTTCAAAGTGCTGGCGTAGACACACTGACTGGGCTTAACTAGCGCTACCAAAAATACTACAAAAGTTCGAGACTTCAAGTGAACCAAGTGGGGTTCGAGTTCCCGATTCATCCACCAAGTCAAATAAATCCGAGAACGCTGGGAGATTCGGACCACGGAAAaaatacttttttttttgagaaAGAGATTTGTTTCAAATGGCATTTCGAAACACATTTGCATATCAGAATTCGCCAATGAAGATTGTTGTCAATGGATGTGGACTTTGACGTGTATGACAGTGTGGTCTTGTTAGGGCAAAGGGCGGGAGAAAACTCAAGCGAGGCATACGTATGCTCCGATATCAGATTTCGGGCAACCACGCAAGCCGCAGTGTCAACCACAAAAGTCAAGCTTTGAACGGGATCCACTTCTCATAGGCTACAACAATACTTTTAGCGATTGTTTTCAGTCTCCCCACTGTTCATGGCCAATTGACAAGCCTCGGCCTGAATGCCACGACTACGGTTAGGATGTCTTTGCATCGCATGGCTGGAAGCGGGCCGGCAAACATAAGATGTTATGACTCGATGCATCCAATGGCCAGTGTGCATACTTTGTATATCCATGGTTTATAGTCCAACAAACTTGGGAAGAACTAGTATTAGCAGATCTCTTGCCAAGTTGCCACTTCCGACTGATGGGTACGAGGCCTGTACAAGGTCCAAGATTTGTCTTACTCTTATCTCCGATCAGTCAAAATTCTTATCCATCTCCCAGCCATATGCTTTACGTTCCCCGTATGCCTATACTTATATAGTTTGTCCTTGTTCATCTAGCACGTCCTTAGCTGCATAGGTTGCCTCTCTTCAATCCACCCACAGTGACCAACACCATCCCTCGGCACAAAACTCTAACATGTCtcttccatcttttcttAAGTGGTCTGCGATGGCAGCGCTCATGGCACAACTGTGCACTGCGCAAACCTATACTAGCTGTAACCCTCTAAAGAGTATGGCATTGACCGAATTCCTTTTCCTTAGCAGGCTTTTGTACGAGTGCTAATGGGATTGCTGCAGAGACCTGTTCCGCAGATGCAGGCCTGGTAAACTCTACCTTCTATACTGACTTCACCTCGGGTGACTCGGCTTTCAAGTACTGGAACACCACAGCGGGCACTGTGAGCAGCACCTCCCTGGGTGCTGAGTTTTCCATCAAGGAGCAGGGCGATGCTCCCACCATACAGAGCGATTTCTACATATTCTTCGGCTATGTAGaaatgaagatgagggcTGCCAATGGCACTGGTATTGTCAGCACGCTTGTGATAGAATCTGACGATCTTGATGAGCTCGATTGGGtatgtctttctctctaaGCCTTGTCGATGGACGGGTAAGGGGCTAACGATGGCAACAGGAACAAGTCAGTTCCTATGATAACCAAATCCAAACCAACTACTTCGGCAAGGGTAACACCACTTCGTATGATCGCGCTACCACAGTGACCGTCTCTACGCCTGAAGAGACATTCCACACCTATGCGATCAATTGGACTTCGAGTAAAACCGAATGGCTCGTCGATGGAAGCGTTGTCCGAACCCTCAACTACGCCGATGCGCTTGACGGTGAAAATTACCCCCAGACCCCCTCGCGGATCAAGATCGGTATCTGGGCTGGCGGTGACCCCGACAACGAGGAGGGTACCATTGAATGGGCCGGTGGGGAGACTGATTATGATGACAGCCCCTTCACCATGTATGTGGAATCGATCAAGGTTATCAACTACAACCCTGCCAAGTCTTATACCTACACCGATAAGACTGGTGCCTACACCAGCATCAAGGCATCGAATGTGTCGACTGCTTCGAACTCGACAACATCTACGACCTCTCTGTTCCATACAAACACGGTGTCGTCAAGCAATAGctcgtcctcgtcttccAGTGCAAGTGCCGCCGCGTCTAGCACTGCATTCAGTGGTGCTTCCACGCTCTCAAGCTCTTACCTCGGCTCTGTATTCGTGGTTGCGCTTGTCACTATGGCTACTGGCATGATTCGTATCTAAGCGATGTATAATAGGTGGGCTTTTTGTGTCCCCATCTTATCTTTATGAAGCCAACTTCTTTACCTTCctttttagttttctttgtccctcTTTGACCTTTAATTCTCAACAAGAGATATAAACAACGTAAATCTAGTCGGATGTCAGATATCACGCTGATCGGACATCAGTTAgcagatgatgagcatgTACTCAGTAGGGTAGTGTCAACTTTTCGAGAAGGTTAAACTTTCAGGTCCTCCTCTAATTCGTAGACATATCTCCATTTCATAGACGGTGTACACTATCTCATTCTGTAAGAGATCTAAATCACGATACCGATGTTAGATAGTATGAATTCCGCAGCACCATAAGATGACTACATAgtggggggagggaagggcTATGTTACAAGAGCTCCAAATCTCGAGCATCGGTGAGAGCGAAGAGCTAGTGATTGCTCTCTGTTGCGCCCACAATTCAAATCAcatacttaaaaagaaaatgttaGCAGTTTTCACCTCTGGGTTCGCCATTTGTAGACTTACTGGAATAAATAGGTAGGGAACGTCTCTCTCGTAGCGCTTCCAGGCCTCGCCGTTCTTCCTCTGGCATCTGTTAATATCCCGGTTGGTGCGATGGATAATCAAAAtcatgaagaaaataaaataaaaccagGGGAATGGGCTCCTATTAGCAGGCAGTTAGCTCTGATAGCTCATGACTTTTGCAAACAGACTCTCTTACTCGAAACCGGTGATGAGACCCCAAGACATAGAAAAGAACATGTCAGGAACATAGTTTGGCTTCCGTACTATTGCAAACCAGCCATCAACCATAATATTATCGCCTGTGTCAGTTTCGATTACTTTGGGGTTCTTGATAGCCTGCCGCGGGACTTGAGGGAAAGTATTCCGCTTGATGAGCTGACCCTTTTCTTGGTGGCGAAAGGCGTTCTTTTGACCATTTGAGCTATCCCACACCCagtagaagaagatataCAGAACCGCGAATGCGGAAAGGCTGTAACGATTCCAGCGATATTCCGAAGGATCATGGTTGGCTAGATAAAGGGCGCAATGGCAATAAGTGAACGGCACACCAGCCATATTCCAGAAGGTAAGCAGAAACCCCAGCTTTTCAAAGTACATGTTCCTGTTCCAGCATCAGCTTCGCTACTTCGTTGAGCCCTTCGTTTTCGAAAGACTCACCAGCTTGTGATTATCATCTGCTCAGCCTTGACACAGGCATTGGTGTACAGTTAATGCGCTCCAGCTAAGAACACCACCTCCGCCGAGACATAGCCGTAAATCTCATACTGACGGGCTGCCACAGAGCAGGTAATAAGGAACAAAATAAACCACGGGATTCTGACCTCATAGAACATCTTGAAGTCCAAGATACCAATGCGGGGATTCAACTCAGCACCCATGAGGAAATCATAGACAGGGGAGCCCGACAACCTGTGAGTTCGCCCGCGCAGGATAGCTTGCATGTAGACGATAAAGCTATCCAGAAAGCCGGACAGGGTAGCAACGCTCATAATAGAGCCAAATTCGTCAATCAAAGTGTACAAAGGGAAGGCACGAGTGAAATGCAAGACAGCAGCGATGGTAAGCGTCGCATAGAAACTGCAATAGGCGGAACAGTAGTAGGGAAGCGTTTTTCCTCCTTCGTGCTTCAGTGCCCGGCCGACGCTCGAAACACCTGGCATATAGCAGTACATGGCTGCCTCCAGAATGAAGAATATCCAGTAGATTGCCCATCCTTTCGCGGTTGGATAAGCTCCTTAAGAAATTAATCGGCATAAGTGAAACGCAAAGTCGGTCAGGGTCTGGTTTGCATCGGGCAGAGGAAGCTTGCCATCATAATATGTTGCACCAATCCACATGTACCACATCAAGAGTGGAAAGCTCGTCATCAACAGCGCAGCACCGAACGAACCACCAAACTCGAATTCAGCTGAACTGCCATCGGTGGAGATATGGGTATTTGATTCATCTGCTTTGGCCCTCTTAGCAGCCAGAGCATCAGCAGGAGTCTTTCTCTGCATGGAGACCATCGTCAGTGACTGAGCTGTGATTTttttgttggtggtggggttggGTTCAATTGACGGGTTGTTGAAAGATTGTTGTTTTCGGAGGTGTAGCACTTTAAAGAATCATACTTATATTAGACTTAATGTAGCTGAGCTCAAGTAATAACTCCACCCttccttccccctttttATATATCTGGCAGTATAGTGGAGGGAAATAGCATTCAATTTGTATTAGTCTGCGTCGGGTCGCAATACTCTGGTTGCTACTCAGCTCAGCCAACTTCTACACCCAATTAAGGGTCGAGCTGAACCATGCTTCATCAAAAATAGTCGCCGAAAGTGAAAGCAACCCCACCTGTGCTTGCGTTTAGATAGTATATCGATCTCCGTTGGCATAGTAGGTGGGAAGCGAACGGGTTAAATCGAAGATTGAGCGGCTAGATAAGCGATGGTATACCTATCTAGCCGCTACGACCCTCTTATCTCAGCAAACTCAGCCTCTCTGGACAGGTGTAAGGAGGGGGTGTTAGCTGCTGGGGGGTCAGAACATAGTGGAACTATCTTAGCCCGGCACCTATATActacaatatatatattggagATGTTGTTCAGGCATCGCTTGGCACCGCTCCCGCTGAGTCAGCGGGATATCGGGTATCGGGAGCGGAAGAATCAAATGATCCGTATCCCCCGGATTGCGATCATCGCCCAAGTATCCACGTTCCTTAGCTAGCATATCCGCCTCCTATTTCACAGACACAATGACATCCTCGGCGGAGAACTCTCCTTCCCCGGGCCCGGAGTCCTCCAATGAGCCCACGCCGCAATTAAACATTCCTCCCGATATCCTACGTCTTCGCGCAGAGATCTTCACACTAGAGTCCCCGATCACGGTTTCCGTGACTGAATTTAACAATGCTTGGAAATATCTAGACAACATTTACGTTCGGAACCAAGCCAGATAcggacaaaagaaaacaaccacaTACTATTGGTGTCGACTATGGCGTACCAAAGCCTACGAGCCGAGCGTGTCGGATGAGCAGCGCAAACGGAAACGGACCGTTCGCGAACCAATTGGCTGTCCATGTCGAATCAGAATTGTTAGTGATGGCTATTATATGACTATCACCCGAGGCAAGGAGCCACACAATCATGATATCTCCGCGCTCGACTATAAACTCACCACCGCTGCTCGCGAGCTCGCTGCGCAGGCGGTCGCAAAGGGCAGTAGACCTAGTTTGGTCGCGCGAGAACTGAAGAATAGCGGTATTGGTGGCCAAATAACTTCCAAAGATGCCTGGAACGCTGGTAATGTTTGGGTTAGTCGGAAAGAAGGACGGCCTGCATGGCAGAAGCATTACCCTAAAAATGTAGGTTTCTTCTTAATAGGATGAAATGTCCTTGTTCTGAGCAACACTGCCGCCCGGACAACGCTCGTCCCTTTACctgcttttcccttccattttATTTGTCTTTGGCTGGCCCTGGCAACTAAATGATCACTTATCAGTCCGTTATGGAAGCAATCGTGGCCAATGAACCAGGGCCTCCTGATGTGCTACACCTCGAGAGTTACCCTAGACCTCCCCCTAAAAGTGGGGAGATCCTAATTGAAGTCAAAGCATTTGGTCTTAGTCGCTCTGACATCCTCGCCCGGCAGGGCCATACAGCCGATGCCAAGTTTCCACAAATAATGGGTCGGGAGGCTGTTGGCATTGTGACAGCGGGTGAGGGTACAGTCACGCCAGGAACGAGAGTCGTTGCTATGATAACGGACTTACTTCCAGAATACCCGGGCAGCTATGCACAGTACACTCGTGTCCCTGCTACCCACGTTCGAAGAGTCCACCCACTATGTAAGCTCTCGTGGGAACACCTCACCGTCTTTTCAGAAATGATCCCGACTGCGTGGAATGCCCTGTTTCGCGCCCTACGTCTGCATCCAGATGATCGTCTGTTGATCCGTGGCGGCACAACATCCATTGGTCTTGCAGCAGCGTGTATCGCTAAGCGACATTGCTCTTTCATAGCTTCCACTACCCGACAGGAATCCCGGAAGGAGCTTTTGGAGGGTGTGGGGGTCAATAAGGtcttgattgatgatgggtCTCTATCACAACAGATCAAGTCAGAAGGACTGGAGTTCACAAAGGTTCTTGATCTGATTGGTGCAAAAAGTATAGCTGATTCCTTGCAATGTGTAAGACCATACGGAATTGTTTGCCAGGCCGGAACGATAGGTGGCGACTCAACAATTTCAGACTTCAATCCGATGGATGCTGTTCCGTCTACTGTATCCCTCACAACCTATAAAAGCTCCGCGGAAGACTTCAGAAACTTCCCACTGGACGTGCTGTGCCATGAAGTCGAATCTGGTCACTTGAAGCTGCCAAATATCCGAATTTATTTCTCCAACCAGATTGTCGAAGCACATCGAAGCATGGAAGCGAATCGTGCGGAAGGCAAAGTCGTGGTGCTTTGGTAAGTGGATTGGGCCTCATTGCTTCACGCGCGATTATGTACAATATCATTCCCTGGACATATTTCTTTTAGAAAACCGTATAATCTACTTAATTACGAAGCTGTTCTGCCACTCGAGGAGTTCGATGCTGCTCGCTTCTCGAACACAGACCTGGATTTATCCAGTTTAGCTGCATTCGGAGAGAAGCGCAAATGCGCCAGGTGAAGAAGCCAAAAGCCTGATTTGGCTACTCAATCGTCAATTTATAGACTCTTTCCAATGATACGAATGACTGCAACAAAATCGCAGATGAGCTGCTTCAAAAAGTCTCTATGAAGCTAGTGCTTGAATAATGTCAAACATGCAACTGTTCGAAAATTCCGTTAACACTGTAGAAATACATTTCTCCAGAATTTTATCCAAGTACCTTAGGGATCAACTATATTTATTATCCCTAGATCCACGGAGATCGCGCTTTTGGGTGTGACATGCCCCTATTCTACGCTGACTCGCTGGATGATTTACGAGCGCTATGGGTGATTTCTATCATAAAATCTGAGGAGTGAAAGGTGGAGAGCTAAATAAACTTCTAGGTTATCTTCACCAGGATCGATGATGACTATGACGAGTTTAATGAGGTGTACAAGCAGTATATTATGCAGAACCCTGTATGAACTAGCATTGATGTTTCGGGGCTGCCGAAGCCGGCGGACATTGAGGTTAAAGTTGTTGCTTTACATTAGGGTCTGTTTCTTATTTGAACTCTGATTATGGCATATTGTGGCTTGGGTCAAGACTTTGCAGGCATCCTCGGACATGGTACTTTTACTCGGTTCTAGATTACTCTTGTAGATCTTTGGTATATCAAGAATAAGCGATAGTTTCCTTTCAACAGTATCAAGTATCTTAGACAGCTTAATATCCTTCCGAGTACTGTCATAGATCTTAACTGAGGCGTCGATTATAGATATAACAGCAGTGATGCTGCCGATCACTTCCAGGCCTGACATCTTGCGAGGACACGATAAAGAAACGTCTTGAGTTTTAACTGAGTGTCAACAATTCAAGGCGTCGTATACTGAAAGATAATAGTAGGATTTGATGGCCCCGTCAAAGTAGACATTCACCTTTAATAAGGTTTAAATATGCGTCTGGACAACATCGTCTGACTGAAAGCCAGTGTTCTAAAATTCAAACTATGCTTTGAATCCCCATGCCCATATTTTTCAAGTAACTGGTTCAGAGAACATATGATGATCTATGCCACGGTGGTGTGTAGCTGATGTTCTAGGCTCGTTCGCTCCCCAATGTGGACTTGTTATATGCAGCATAACGTGCTTGTATTGATGTGGAAC from Aspergillus oryzae RIB40 DNA, chromosome 1 encodes the following:
- a CDS encoding zinc-binding alcohol dehydrogenase family protein (NADPH:quinone reductase and related Zn-dependent oxidoreductases) — encoded protein: MEAIVANEPGPPDVLHLESYPRPPPKSGEILIEVKAFGLSRSDILARQGHTADAKFPQIMGREAVGIVTAGEGTVTPGTRVVAMITDLLPEYPGSYAQYTRVPATHVRRVHPLCKLSWEHLTVFSEMIPTAWNALFRALRLHPDDRLLIRGGTTSIGLAAACIAKRHCSFIASTTRQESRKELLEGVGVNKVLIDDGSLSQQIKSEGLEFTKVLDLIGAKSIADSLQCVRPYGIVCQAGTIGGDSTISDFNPMDAVPSTVSLTTYKSSAEDFRNFPLDVLCHEVESGHLKLPNIRIYFSNQIVEAHRSMEANRAEGKVVVLCCSATRGVRCCSLLEHRPGFIQFSCIRREAQMRQVKKPKA